A single genomic interval of Helianthus annuus cultivar XRQ/B chromosome 13, HanXRQr2.0-SUNRISE, whole genome shotgun sequence harbors:
- the LOC110897574 gene encoding probable (S)-N-methylcoclaurine 3'-hydroxylase isozyme 2: MEFNLLASLFLFATSLFLLFVARKYPKSVNKNIPPGPRPWPIIGNMHQMVKNPHIVAANLAKKYGPLISLRLGTRLLVVASSPEAAKEILKTQDRRLSGRSIPDAFQQTFIDYYFVWARDCNEHWKSCRTLCRAELFLAKAIEAQTNLRNEKLAHMLDFLNNTQGKVVKIEELVFTTLINTLSNILFSKDFLDLKDDETAHRLKSGLLKILENTITPNVSDFFPILGGLDLQGLRKDSLYHLEELASFSDAIVEERRARIAKNVVVADHEKDFLDRLLENNFTTSQINILVTELFIAGVDTVVTTIEWAMAELLKNQNIMHKVKDELKREVNYSTIMTSDLSKLTYFNACIKETLRLHPVVPVLIPRRAIEACVVMNYTIPQNAQVWVNVWAISHDPTVWEDPNTFKPERFLGSNIDFAGRDYEFIPFGGGRRMCPGLPSAVKSLQSILGSLILGYDWTLPNDEDPAKLDMTEKFGVTLQKENPLQLIFNRTE, from the exons ATGGAGTTCAATCTCTTAGCGTCTCTTTTCCTTTTCGCAACATCTCTCTTCTTGTTGTTTGTGGCTCGCAAATATCCAAAATCCGTCAATAAAAATATTCCACCAGGGCCACGACCATGGCCGATCATTGGGAATATGCACCAGATGGTCAAGAACCCTCATATCGTAGCTGCCAACCTCGCTAAAAAATATGGCCCACTCATCTCTCTTCGCTTAGGTACCAGACTTCTTGTGGTAGCCTCTTCCCCAGAGGCAGCCAAGGAAATTCTCAAGACTCAAGACCGTCGTCTTTCTGGTCGCTCCATACCCGATGCATTTCAGCAAACTTTCATAGACTACTACTTTGTATGGGCTAGGGACTGCAACGAACACTGGAAATCATGTAGAACATTGTGTCGAGCTGAGTTGTTCTTGGCTAAAGCGATCGAGGCCCAAACCAACTTAAGAAATGAAAAGTTGGCTCATATGCTAGATTTCTTAAATAACACACAAGGAAAAGTTGTGAAAATTGAAGAATTAGTTTTTACTACATTGATAAACACCTTAAGCAACATTTTGTTTAGCAAAGATTTTCTTGATTTGAAAGATGATGAAACTGCTCACAGGTTGAAATCTGGACTCCTTAAAATACTAGAAAATACTATTACACCAAATGTGAGTGATTTTTTCCCCATACTTGGGGGCCTAGATCTTCAAGGATTAAGGAAGGACAGCTTGTATCATCTTGAGGAGTTGGCTAGCTTTTCAGACGCTATAGTTGAAGAAAGGAGAGCTCGAATTGCCAAAAATGTGGTCGTGGCAGACCACGAAAAAGATTTCTTGGATCGTTTGCTTGAAAATAATTTCACGACTTCTCAGATTAACATATTGGTTACT GAATTATTTATAGCAGGTGTAGATACTGTGGTAACAACCATTGAGTGGGCTATGGCCGAATTGTTAAAGAACCAAAATATCATGCACAAAGTAAAAGATGAGCTAAAAAGAGAAGTCAATTATAGCACTATCATGACATCCGACCTTTCTAAATTGACTTATTTCAATGCTTGTATCAAAGAAACTTTAAGATTGCATCCTGTTGTCCCCGTCCTAATTCCTCGACGTGCCATTGAAGCGTGTGTAGTTATGAACTATACAATTCCTCAAAATGCTCAAGTGTGGGTGAACGTTTGGGCAATTAGTCATGACCCAACAGTTTGGGAAGACCCGAATACTTTTAAACCCGAAAGGTTTCTTGGCTCAAACATTGATTTTGCAGGCCGTGACTATGAGTTCATACCCTTTGGTGGTGGGAGGAGGATGTGTCCTGGTTTACCGTCCGCTGTTAAGAGTTTGCAGTCCATATTAGGATCTTTGATTCTTGGATATGATTGGACTCTTCCAAATGATGAGGATCCAGCAAAACTTGACATGACTGAAAAATTTGGTGTgactttacaaaaagaaaatccTCTTCAACTTATCTTCAACCGTACAGAATAA
- the LOC110897576 gene encoding branched-chain-amino-acid aminotransferase 2, chloroplastic isoform X1, giving the protein MMIRQSPFLLGLIQTSISKVSARCLTAQAASALQENEPMIRHEEYAADIDWNNLGFGLRQTDYMYKSKCTKNNTFEQGQLVNYGNLELSPAAGVLNYGQGLFEGTKAVRGEDGRLLLFRPDQNAIRMQIGAERMCMQSPSIEQFVDAVKQTALANKRWIPPPGKGSLYIRPLLIGTGPILGLSPAHEYTFLVYASPVGNYFKEGTAPLNLYVNNEFHRTTRGGAGGVKSITNYAPVLKPLLRAKEQGFSDVVYLDSVHKKYIEEVSSCNIFIVKGDVISTPSTVGTILEGITRKSIIDIARDLGYKVEERLVAVDELMEADEVFTTGTAVTVATVGSITYNGRRVAYRTGDGLVSQNLFKRLVGIQVGKVEDKYNWIVDI; this is encoded by the exons ATGATGATCCGACAAAGCCCCTTCCTTCTTGGTTTGATTCAGACTTCCATATCAAAG GTTTCTGCAAGATGTTTGACGGCACAGGCTGCCTCGGCGCTTCAGGAAAATGAACCTATGATCAG ACACGAGGAATATGCTGCTGATATTGATTGGAACAACTTGGGTTTTGGTCTAAGACAAACCGATTACATGTACAAGTCTAAATGCACAAAGAACAACACTTTTGAGCAAGGACAACTAGTTAATTATGGAAACTTAGAATTGAGCCCGGCTGCTGGAGTTTTAAACTACGGCCAg GGACTCTTCGAAGGTACAAAAGCTGTGAGGGGAGAAGACGGTCGCCTTTTGCTTTTTCGACCCGATCAAAACGCCATCCGAATGCAAATCGGAGCCGAGCGAATGTGCATGCAATCCCCATCTATAGAACAGTTTGTAGATGCAGTTAAACAAACAGCTTTAGCCAATAAACGTTGG ATTCCACCTCCAGGAAAAGGGTCGCTTTACATCAGGCCTTTGCTCATTGGAACTGGGCCTATATTGGGCTTATCTCCTGCTCATGAGTACACATTTTTAGTATATGCCTCCCCAGTTGGCAACTATTTCaag GAAGGTACGGCACCGTTAAACTTATACGTTAACAACGAGTTTCATCGTACAACTCGTGGTGGAGCGGGAGGGGTCAAAAGCATTACAAATTATGCCCCG GTATTGAAACCGTTATTAAGAGCAAAGGAACAAGGGTTCTCAGATGTAGTGTACCTTGATTCGGTCCATAAAAAGTACATCGAGGAAGTTAGTTCTTGTAATATTTTCATTGTTAAG GGTGATGTTATTTCAACGCCTTCAACGGTAGGTACTATCCTCGAAGGAATCACCAGAAAGAGCATCATTGATATTGCACGTGACTTAGGATACAAG GTTGAAGAACGTTTAGTTGCAGTAGATGAATTGATGGAAGCCGACGAAGTTTTCACTACTGGAACCGCGGTTACTGTTGCCACTGTTGGTAGCATAACATACAATGGTCGAAG AGTGGCGTATAGAacaggtgatgggttggtgagtCAGAATTTATTCAAAAGGCTAGTAGGAATTCAAGTTGGGAAAGTTGAAGACAAATACAACTGGATAGTTGATATTTAA
- the LOC110897576 gene encoding branched-chain-amino-acid aminotransferase 2, chloroplastic isoform X2, protein MYKSKCTKNNTFEQGQLVNYGNLELSPAAGVLNYGQGLFEGTKAVRGEDGRLLLFRPDQNAIRMQIGAERMCMQSPSIEQFVDAVKQTALANKRWIPPPGKGSLYIRPLLIGTGPILGLSPAHEYTFLVYASPVGNYFKEGTAPLNLYVNNEFHRTTRGGAGGVKSITNYAPVLKPLLRAKEQGFSDVVYLDSVHKKYIEEVSSCNIFIVKGDVISTPSTVGTILEGITRKSIIDIARDLGYKVEERLVAVDELMEADEVFTTGTAVTVATVGSITYNGRRVAYRTGDGLVSQNLFKRLVGIQVGKVEDKYNWIVDI, encoded by the exons ATGTACAAGTCTAAATGCACAAAGAACAACACTTTTGAGCAAGGACAACTAGTTAATTATGGAAACTTAGAATTGAGCCCGGCTGCTGGAGTTTTAAACTACGGCCAg GGACTCTTCGAAGGTACAAAAGCTGTGAGGGGAGAAGACGGTCGCCTTTTGCTTTTTCGACCCGATCAAAACGCCATCCGAATGCAAATCGGAGCCGAGCGAATGTGCATGCAATCCCCATCTATAGAACAGTTTGTAGATGCAGTTAAACAAACAGCTTTAGCCAATAAACGTTGG ATTCCACCTCCAGGAAAAGGGTCGCTTTACATCAGGCCTTTGCTCATTGGAACTGGGCCTATATTGGGCTTATCTCCTGCTCATGAGTACACATTTTTAGTATATGCCTCCCCAGTTGGCAACTATTTCaag GAAGGTACGGCACCGTTAAACTTATACGTTAACAACGAGTTTCATCGTACAACTCGTGGTGGAGCGGGAGGGGTCAAAAGCATTACAAATTATGCCCCG GTATTGAAACCGTTATTAAGAGCAAAGGAACAAGGGTTCTCAGATGTAGTGTACCTTGATTCGGTCCATAAAAAGTACATCGAGGAAGTTAGTTCTTGTAATATTTTCATTGTTAAG GGTGATGTTATTTCAACGCCTTCAACGGTAGGTACTATCCTCGAAGGAATCACCAGAAAGAGCATCATTGATATTGCACGTGACTTAGGATACAAG GTTGAAGAACGTTTAGTTGCAGTAGATGAATTGATGGAAGCCGACGAAGTTTTCACTACTGGAACCGCGGTTACTGTTGCCACTGTTGGTAGCATAACATACAATGGTCGAAG AGTGGCGTATAGAacaggtgatgggttggtgagtCAGAATTTATTCAAAAGGCTAGTAGGAATTCAAGTTGGGAAAGTTGAAGACAAATACAACTGGATAGTTGATATTTAA